The genomic stretch AATACCATAAAATCATTTTAGTCTGTTTAAacaattatattttcttcttcttcttgcacAATTATCTTAACTTGACAAGAAACCAGCCAGAATTTCTGCTTCAcaataaattcaattttaaattattatttatttttattaccagaAATATATCTTGGGTTTGatttaaacaaattaaaccaGTCTTTAATACATCCCAAAATAAGTTCACATTCTTTCAATTTACAGATCAAAGCAGAACATCCATCTCGCTTAAGGTCCTGAAAAGCAAGCCATGTTCTGTGGACTGAAAGAACTAATTTCAAACACAATTAACAAACTTAGTATTCCAGAGCCTCTGtatcttttctggttttatttttttttccttttacatttaaCTTGTGGCTTTTAGAAATGCAGGCTATTACATGAAGTATGCATGTATACTCTTGAACGAATAAGAGTAACAAAACCCTCTGCCATTTTCtctaggttttctttttctggataGATAACCGCCCTTTGTACGTACAAATCCGCGCGAGCTGGCAGCTGCAGGAGCCGGGCGAGCCCGGATGCTCCGGGGCGAGGTCAGGCAGCCGAGGTCGAGCTTCGCTACAGAACTGTGTGATTGAAAGAGCTTATTGTGACTGGCTGATAGGATTCCAACTATTAACCAATACCAGCGTGGGCTTTAAAAAAGACCAATTACGAAGCCTCTCGTAAGGAAAGTGACGACACTTGTTTCGTTATCCAATAGAAGCGCTGATAGCTGAGGCCAGGGATTTGCATAAGGTCCCTATAAATATGGGAGTAATCGCATTATTGGGCACTTCGTTGCTCCAGAGCAGGCAAGGAGTTGTCGCCATGCCTGAGCCAGCCAAGTCAGCCCCCGCGCCCAAGAAGGGCTCCAAGAAGGCGGTGACCAAGACGCAGAAGAAAGGCGACAAGAAGCGCAAGAAGAGCCGCAAGGAGAGCTACTCGATCTACGTGTACAAGGTGCTGAAGCAGGTGCACCCCGACACGGGCATCTCGTCCAAGGCCATGGGCATCATGAACTCGTTCGTCAACGACATCTTCGAGCGCATCGCCGGCGAGGCCTCGCGCCTGGCGCACTACAACAAGCGCTCCACCATCACCTCGCGGGAGATCCAGACGGCCGTGCGGCTCCTGCTGCCCGGCGAGCTGGCCAAGCACGCTGTCTCCGAGGGCACCAAGGCCGTCACCAAGTACACCAGCTCCAAGTAGAGCGTCTCGGACTGTCAATTTTAACCCAAAGGCTCTTTTCAGAGCCACCAATTTTTTCAAATAGAAGGGTTGAATTACTGGTTTTTCTTGGGAGGTACGTAAATCATTTCATTTGCGTGTCACTGGAAGGTTAAGTACTTTCTTTGGTAGCTGCAAATGTAGCCACTTCATGCTCAAGTGGAGAGCTCTCAACAGCCCGTTCTTGGTATAGAGTTCTACTTGGTTGTTTAAAACTTTGAAATAAGTACATGCTATGAACTGTTCTTCAGTGTGgctaaaaagcagcagcttgttcCTAGTGCTTTGCCAGCTCCGATTTCAGAACCTGAAAGTTGCGGAGAAAGGTAGGTTACCATTTGTTTTCTAGAGGTTTTGATTTCTTCTTGGTAGAcgatacattaaaataaatattatttagcTAATATTTCGAAAACGGTCTCTGAAGCAAGTCTTTACAGTCGTGTTTGTAGCTTGGTTTCTTTTCCTACGTTCCGTTGCGCCCTACGTTCCTCCCAGTCCTACCGTTTGCTCTAGTTAAAGCAGCTGTCCGTACTCGATAAGGCATTGGGTAAAGATATTTCTTGAAGGATTTTCCTGTATAAAGCACCAACGTGCAAACTTCCGTCCGCAGGAGTCTGTTCTCTCTTCGAGAGCGGCCGGTAATGGGCTGGGAACCTGGGGGGTGGCGGCATTAGAGCGTGGGGCTACAGCTCTCCAGCTCCAGTTCCCTCCCCAGaagccgcgccgccgctcgcTCACCCTTCCTCTGCGGAGCAACGGCAGGGCTGGGGCACGGCACAAGGCGTGCCTACCCTTGATCCGCGCACCCCCCCTCCTCCGGAGCCGGTGTGCTGCGGGGAGGCGGTGCCGTACGGAACCGAGCGAGCGCGGGGACGCAGCCGAGGACAGGAGCGGGGGATGGGGGGCTGTCACCGCActacggggcggggcgggagagCGAAAGGGGCCAATCCGGGCCCAGCGCGGGACTTTTAAACAAGCCCCGGCACGGCAGCCGCGGGGCGCTCGCTGGGACACCGGCTGCTGCCGCTCTCGGCTGCGCCGGTCAATTAAGGGGGGGCGGAGCAAGCGGCTTGCGGCTATCGCAGAGCTCCGCAGGAAAACACTTCCCCCTTAAAGGAAGCCCGTATCTCCCACAGGCTGCACCGAACGTGCACCTTCCGAAAACAGAAACTTTATTCCCGTATAAATTTCTGCCAAGACCCTTTCAAGATGTTTTCGCTCCTGTAGTTACCGCAGTGTTCCAGCTCTTTTTGAGACTAAGTGGGTGGCTCTTAAAAGAGCCTTTGGGTTTATTTATATGAGTAAActctttaatttcttctcagtCGTTTTACTTCTTTTTGGGCGCCGCCTTCTTCGCCTTGGCCGCTTTAGGCTTGGCCGCCTTGGGCTTGGCTGCTTTGGGCTTCACTGCCTTGGCTTTAGCCGGACTCTTCGCCGCCTTCTTGGGGCGCCCTGCCTTGGCCGCTTTCTTGGGGCTCTTGGCCGATTTCTTGGCCGCAGTGGCTGCCGGCTTCTTTGCTTTCTTGGGGCTCTTCTTCACCGCCGCCGCTTTCTTGGGCTTCTTGGCGGCGCTAGCAGGCTTCTTGGCCGCTGGCTTTTTAGGCTTGGCTGCCGGCTTTTTCTTAGTTGCTTTCTCTTTTGTCTCGCCCGGCTTCTTATTCAGCTTGAAAGAGCCAGACGCGCCCGTGCCCTTGGTCTGCACCAAGGTGCCTTTGCTGACGAGACTCTTGAGCCCCAGCTTGATACGGCTGTTGTTCTTCTCCACATCGTAGCCGCCGGCGGCCAGCGCCTTCTTGAGCGCGGCGAGGGAGAGCCCCTTGCGCTCCTTGGAGGCGGACACGGCCTTGGTGATCAGCTCGGTGACGCTGGGCCCCGCCGGCTTGCGGGCTTTGGAGCCGCCCGCTGCCTTCTTCGGCTTCTTGGCGGCGGCCTTAGCGCCGGGAGCAGAGACAGCGGGAGCGGCAACAGGCGCGGTCTCCGACATAGTGGCAGCCGTCGTCCACGAATCAGGGGAAACCACTGGGCCTGGAGCAAGTCAGCGGCCTCGTATTTATAGAGAGGAGCCGCACGGTGATTGGTGCGTTGCAGAGCCCGCCCCGCTGCACGGCAGAAAGGTCCCTTCTCCCCGCTCATTTTGTGTTTCTTAGGAGTCAAAAAAGCCTGTTTTTATCAGAATTTCTGCCATCAACCGCCCCCCCGTTCACAGCGACGTGGAAAAGAAAGACTGTTCTTCCCCTCGGCAAAGTTTCCCTTCGAGGAGGCAAAGGGTGAGTTAAAAAAGAGGCAATAAACCCCGAGTCCTGGACCTAGACAGACCTCGGGAGACagaaacttttgtttttccttctaaataAAATCCGCCACGTGGGCAACTAAATCTTCAGACtaattaattattattctttaaagGGTCTTCTCTTAATATGAACTGAAAATCAGGGATTTGAATTGATATTTTAATCGCAAATTGATTTCAAAGAGGAGGAAGTAACACAGGCTCATCTTGAGCACTGAATATGGATTAGAAATTAGCTTCTTTGTCCAAAATCCTTTACCCCTTtctaaataactaaaataaattaaattagtgCATTATGCAACAAGGAAAGGAGCAGATTAAAGTCCTCTGAAGGGCTGTTTATGCCCCAGAAGGAGATGATTTTTTACAGCATAGCAGCTTGTACTGTGTTGCTCAGTGTGCACAATACAGACATGGTTCCCTAGTGCTCagctacagaaatatttattttctttaaaaattaggtGGCATAAGAATTTAACATGGCCAGTCTTTGTTAAGTTATAATCAGTGCCCTATCACTTTATAATTcagcagtgtttttattttgataCAGCTTGATTGGTGAAAATCTGAGTCATCATTATCCAAGGAGACACTGCTGCAGCTGATTTTTTCCATACTTCTACATAATAAAACTTGCTCAACTTATCAGTTAGGGCTCCCCTTTCACAGCAGATtgcaaaatattctattttttttattgtccaGTGACTGATTCCTGCATCGCAAGTAGTATTAAAAATAGCATATTCAACTGATATATCTGCTAAAGTGGCTGCTTAGCAAGAGGGGGACAGTCTTCAGCTGCACTTTACCAAGACCACACTTAAACGAATGCAAAacaaattcattttatttttcagagtacacagaattaaaacaagtattctctgttatttttattgttgccTACAACCCTTTGTTCTGCCCAAGGCCTGCAAACTGCTTGTTACCCCATGCTATTGTAACTGTCAGTGGTACTAAAATCTTGTACAATGTTATCATTCAAGTAATTTATGTTCTCGAATGGattattaaaatgtgtttattgaatTATAGCACGACTGATTTCTCTGTTACTATTTGAACATCCTTATGGTCTGTGCAGCACTTTGTATAAGGTAGTCACAACTGACAATAGCCCTTTTTACCTCAAGTTGCCTGTCCAGTGATTAACAATTATCCTCAAGTCCATCCAGACTTCAGGCAGAGAACGGCCATGGCAGCTCAAAGTCATGAGAAAAtggtattaaaaattaataattcaaaATGCCtgttcttatgaaaaaaaaagaaaaaagaaagtctgtAGGTCAAAAGGTTGTTTAGTGTGACAGGATGGTTTTTAAAGACATGAGTTACTACAGCTTCACGCAGGGCTGAGCCAATACTGGAGATCTGTTGGGGCTGTGGGTTCTTGCAATAATCAACTTTGTGCCTTTCTCTCCCCTACAGAACAAAATTTTCACAGTGCATAAACCTCATTTTTAGCATGGATTTAGCAGTAATTAACGAATTTTGTAATGTCAACATTTAAATTTTAAGTTTATTTTCATGAACAAATAGAAGGGTTAATTTTAACTTGGTTGGTTTTGCCAGGATCTACAGCTCCTTTTACGAAGAAGTGGGTGGCTCTAAAAAGAGCCTTTGGGTCACTTGTGAAGTGGGAATACTCCGCAGATAATTCTTTCACTTGCTCTTGGCTTTGTGGCTGTCGGTCTTCTTGGGCAGCAGCACGGCCTGGATGTTGGGCAGCACCCCGCCCTGCGCGATGGTCACcttgcccagcagcttgttgagCTCCTCGTCGTTGCGGATggccagctgcaggtggcggggGATGATGCGCGTCTTCTTGTTGTCGCGGGCCGCGTTGCCCGCCAGCTCCAGGATCTCGGCCGTCAGGTACTCCAGCACGGCCGCCAGGTACACCGGGGCGCCGGCGCCCACCCGCTCCGCGTAGTTGCCCTTGCGCAGCAGCCGGTGCACGCGGCCCACGGGGAACTGCAGCCCGGCCCGCGACGAGCGCGACTTGGCCTTGGCCCGCGCCTTCCCGCCCTGCTTCCCACGGCCGGACATCGCTTCCAAACCTCTCCCGCAGCCGCCGCCCAAACCGACGTGAAACACGCGTCGCTACGCCCCCCCACGCCCGGCCACCTTTTATAGCTTCCCCGCGCGCCCCGGCCTGCTCCCTGATTGGTCGCAGCGCGCTCTGGCTCGCTCCGACCAATGGCGCTGCGGATCCAAATCCGCCCAATGGGGGAGCAGGCGGCGGGCCCTCCCGCAGGGCTGCCCCCGCCTGCCAGCAGGCAgcgggaggggagggtggggggcgCCCACCCCTGGGCGGGGCCCGAACCCCCCGCccccctggctctgctcctggccCGCCTCGGCCGGGCAGCCCGGGCGCCGCTGACCCCGAGACCCGCTCCGGAAGGTTATCTTACCGGGAAACGTGTCCCGGCTGCCTGAGGAGAGCAGAGGCGCATAGCTGTCTCCCAGGAACGGGAGGAACCTCTACTAAATCCATCGCTGCCCTTTTAAAAATCATCCTGTATTTAGAACCTCACAAACTGCTACTACagcattactttaaaatattaattattattacaGACGAGAAACACTGCTGTCGGTAGAAACATTTGCCACCCACCACTACTGATCGGTATAGAAACAAGGTAGGAACATGTAACAGGAAATTTCTCTGATTCTGGAGACAAATTACTCAAACATTACTGTAATCAAACTAATACAGTATTATTTGCAAGGCTATTCTTCAGAGCATTAGAAGTCAGGCTGTTACACTTTTACTCAAACTAGAGAATATCTCACTTCTTAAAGATTCTGGATGTTTGTCTTAGAAAGATTCCtgttcatttttcctcctttgctctGATTACACATGGTTTCTCTGTATTCCCTgacatatttttctcattcttacaTGTATTTCGAGCAAGGGCAGACATTATCCTTGTCTAAAGCAACAAAGGAAGCTGCATCCTGGACTTAGCCACATTCTTCCCCTACCCCAGTCTTGCACAGCAGGCCCCATTTCCCCCCACACCATGGGACTCTGCTCTCATTTCCATAAAGTCCAGTTCTCAGTGATTCTTTGTTCCCATCTGCATTCCTGGATGCTGTTGTACTTTAACTTGTGGTTCTTCTTTGTAATGCAGCCCAGATCCTACGATATGGAGATCATAAAGTTACAGTCGAGTGAGCAGCATGCGTGCACCAGGCTCGGCTGCTTACTCTGGATACTGGCATTGCCATAGTTCAGGGAAACACAAAGACATGACTCTCACCAGTCCATGACAGCctacaaacaaaaatccccaaacaaataaacaaacaaatgaacaaacccAAAAGGCGGCATTCCATCTAAACTCTGCAATTCAGTGATCAAGAGAGAAACACATCCTTCTTTCCAGAAGGGTACAAAAATAGGAACTCTGATCTAAACTGTTCAGCATATGCCAGTCACAGCAGGAGGATTACAAACCAGGCAAAATAGAAAGAACTTCACGGAACACACGAAGTACTGTCACAACCTATTTATTTCTGGGTAACTAGGACTGACTAGCTCCCTGTTCTGAAGGTTCAGTAATATTTAGGAAGCATCTTTCCTTAGTGGTGCGATTCAACGGTTTGTAACAAATTAACTGATCTTAGAAGTCTATTTCCATCTTCATGCAGTCACTAATCTTCAACAATGCTTTGGGCAAGCCACATCACTTCTCTGTGCCTCTGTCCTTTCCCAGCCCTTTTCCTCCCCACAATCATTTTTCTACTCAGAGCCACAGGTGAAATCTGTGACCACAGGATGGAGGTCGTACTACAGAGAAGAATCCCAAAGCTCTGTATGACCACAATACAAAAACAAGGGTAAATGGGCTTTGGTTTATGTTAACAGTTGTCCAGAGCTGAGAACATCTGTTCTGGAGCTGTAGAAAAGATGGTATTACAGTATTGCATCCATGACCGGTGCCATCATAAGGTAAATACATAATTGTTTCCACAGGCTGTGTTGAATATGCCATGAGCTTTCTACTGTGTTCTTGTCTCTCTTCTAAGAAAACGTTTAAATACTAAAGATAGATTCAATTCTCCCTCAACAAATAATCAAACAGTATGATATATATATACTCACATATATCTATTTCACACACTTCCTTATTCAATCCCTTGTTGACTGGTGTCAGGGTACTGAGACACAGTAGAGGTACTAGGGAGAATTTTCCTACCTTCTCTTGATAGAAGTATAAGCACAAAACTTTACGTAATGCAATGGATGTTCAGTCAAAGCATATTTCAATGATCTGTCCTCTTTTTAAGGATTCCACTCACTCAGAGTCATTACATGAAGGGAAAAAGAATTGCTTTACAGTAATTTCTGATGCTAGGGGAGAAAAGGTTGCCAGCAGTCCTCAAAGCTGGATTTGATGTTTCTGCCATGGCCCATCATTTGCATGGTTGATGAAGAACCAGATGTTTACCTGAGCACATGGATTGAAGTCAGGGCATCCACAGATCCCACTGCTTTGATAAAAGTGACAAGGAAGAGCTTCCATCTTTGTGCTCTTTCCACTTAGAACTGTATTAAAggcaaagaaggtaaaaaaaccccttattacATTAGCTGAAGACAAACTGCAGTTCTGGTCAACCAGATGAAGTATCAGCCCCAGGTGCAGCCAGTCTACACACATAGTTCCAGCTAGACATACAGCTCCCAACCCCACATATTTAtccaaaaccacaacagaatGGGACAAGCCTCCTGTATGAGAGCCACACAAGATAGCAGACAACCTGACTTCAGActcttcccaggaaaaaaaaaaaaaaaaaaaaaaaaatgtcagctccTGGATGATTTACATTGTCATATCCAGCTCTTCCATGGGGCCTCTAAACCCATTCCAGGAGTACACTCTCCCTCACCTCACCTCCCctctccacacaccccccaaagGCATCTTAGAGGTCTATCAGTTGTAGGAAACTACCCCCTTTATCCTGGACAGGGTAAGGAAGTGACCTTTCTGATATTATGTACAGTCCTCCTTGTGCATTATGTTTCCTTCTCTGAGCCCATTTAAACATGTAGCAAATTCAACTCCTTTTGCCTCATCTGAAGAGGGTAGGTACAACAGACAAGTGTTCACTAtcccaagagaagaaaaaggtggCTCATCTATGTGAGAATATGGCAAAtggaacataaaaaaaaaaacccacacataaaAAGTCAGACTGGAGGAGCAGAAAGAATCAAGTGACTCTTATAGGTTACTAATGTCATCACAGAGCTGCCAGGGAGATTTACTCAACCTTGAATGAGGGGGAGGTCCTCATTCCAGAACACAGTTCCTCTTCTCCTTAAGCTGCTTCCTCGGAGGGAGGGTCAATACTATTATAAGACTGAGGGTCAGCAATACCACAATGATaccccttccccccaaaaatcATCATTGACACATTTCACTTAAAGACAAAATTgcgctttttttaaaaaaaaaaaaaaaaaaagctaaaataaagaGGATATTCCTTAAATGTAACTTACAAGAAGTATTTAAGATACTACTGACAACTGCAATTAACTCTTGAACCAGGAAGAGAAGTGTTGTATAAACCTATTTGTTTGTGTCCAGCATTCATAAAAACAGAATCAAAGTTTTCAAGTATAAGTTTGGGTAGCTAATAATTTTGTCTCCTTAAAACAGACTTAACCTCAAAACATTAAGTATTCAGCTAGGTCTGGGGCTTATAGCCAACTAAAGGTATTGTTTGAGATATCTACTAGTCTGGTAGCTTAACAtaaattctttttattaaaaaaaaaaataaaatctaaaaaccCACAAGCCTAGATATATTCACCTAGAAATTGATACAGTTAGAGGACTCGCTCTTAAAAATCACCAAGACACCCATCACAAGCTCTTCAACAGGGGCAATTAAGTTTTCTCAACCTTTTTCATGTTATATCATACTTACAACACtaacatcttatttttttttttaacaggatgaAGACACCGACATAGCTAACTGTTAGTATTAGGTCTTGTGCTCAAATTCAGCATTCCAGACCAAACTTtgcatttttgaaatatttattccctCTCTAAAGCAGCAGCTCATTTGGGAGAGACTCACTGCCAACACAACTGATCCCACTGGTCTCAAAACTAATTTGTCTAAAAGATCCCAGGAGATTTTGTAGTCTGTTTCAAATAAGAATAAAGATTTGTTCCTCGCATATGGTAAGGATTATTAGTACATTTGTCTGACAGCGTAGTGAACGAAGCTAAAGGAGTACTTCcaccaaaatagaaaaagaattcTTTAAGCTGGAAACGttaaagttctttttttaaaaaatagccgCACCTTAAAAGCGCTAATTTAATAgaatttgaaaacagatttttccacagtCAACTTCTTAGAATTAAAATCGTTTAACAATTTTTTACTTAAGGTAGCCTGTCCAAGATGCATCCAGTGGGTATCTGAGGCTTGATACGAAGTAAACCTTTCAATAAGAGTAtataaaataaatagttttctAATTATTAGTATCACTTCAAGACTTCAGTTTCTGCTAGCTACCAACAAAGGTTAAAAGGGACATCTAGGAACACAAAGAGAAGAATATAGCAGAACATGAGTGTTAAAAGAGTACATGCTATATATACTGTAGCAACTGCTTTTCTGAAGTTCAGAGTGCCTCTATCTTCCCCCTCTTTCCATCCACATGCTAGTTTTAGACAAATCAcaagaaacagtattttgatACACTGAACATTTATTGTCTTAAGACAAAATGAAGTTTCCCCAGCTGATGAAAAGCCATCAAGATGACTGTAAAGGGGATAGGGTGCAAAATTCCAGTGTACAGTATACACAACAAATTACCTCCCTGACTATCCTGAAAGAAAGATGATTGATCAATCTCACTGCAACTAAAAAAACAggattataaaatatttacagaaaagagcagtacagaaaataaaaactgcacAACCATATGCATATGAAATGCTGCTAACACTTTTCTGGCTCCTTAAATAACAGTTCTACTACCCACACCAGAGCATTCAGGATGTGCAAGGATTCAGGCAGAGCAGTCACCCCCAgtcccacacccccctccccagagtACCATTATCTCCCTCCAAGGAAGGGGGAGGACTCAAGCAAAGCAGCATCACTTCCTTCCACCAAGTGGACATGCTAGCTCTGAAAGGAGGACCACAGCCACACCTCATCTGCAGCAGTCTCTATTCAGAGCATACCGACAAGTTAACCTGTGGGTAGCAAACAATTCTCTGTTATGCGAGCCCTTTCATTGCTTGCAGGAGgacctttccttctcctccctctgcaGTGGTCTGATCTGTGTTCAGAAGGGCAGGAAAGCTGACTACGACTATGACAGGTCACAGGAGACCTTCCATTTCCTTCATGAAGGCTTCATACACATCATCCTTTGTCTGTACAGAGATAGGGGCAGATGATCCAGCCTTAGGGGCAGCTTTGGTTAATGGGAGAGCAGGCTCATCATCCTGTTTTCTCTGGGAGGCAGCTGAAGCCCCTTTATTCTCCCGGCGCACTCGCAAGGCAGTGGGCACAAAGCGAGTGATCTCTGCCTTGGGGTTAGTGATCTGTGGCTTGGCACTGATAGTGGCCGTAGCTTTCTTCTCAATAGTGGCCGCACTGGTGTCATCTGCCTTGGGGCGCTGAATCAAGCTGGGTGGGGCACTCAGTACCCCAGGATTTGGAATGGGAGCTGGTGGGAAGAGCCCAGGTGGGGCAGGTCCTAATGGAGGCACCAGAGGTGGCCGTAACATGCCTGGGCGAGGAGGAGGGATACctgtaagaagaaaag from Athene noctua chromosome 3, bAthNoc1.hap1.1, whole genome shotgun sequence encodes the following:
- the LOC141958605 gene encoding histone H2B 1/2/3/4/6 codes for the protein MPEPAKSAPAPKKGSKKAVTKTQKKGDKKRKKSRKESYSIYVYKVLKQVHPDTGISSKAMGIMNSFVNDIFERIAGEASRLAHYNKRSTITSREIQTAVRLLLPGELAKHAVSEGTKAVTKYTSSK
- the LOC141958606 gene encoding histone H1, with the protein product MSETAPVAAPAVSAPGAKAAAKKPKKAAGGSKARKPAGPSVTELITKAVSASKERKGLSLAALKKALAAGGYDVEKNNSRIKLGLKSLVSKGTLVQTKGTGASGSFKLNKKPGETKEKATKKKPAAKPKKPAAKKPASAAKKPKKAAAVKKSPKKAKKPAATAAKKSAKSPKKAAKAGRPKKAAKSPAKAKAVKPKAAKPKAAKPKAAKAKKAAPKKK
- the LOC141958607 gene encoding histone H2A, whose protein sequence is MSGRGKQGGKARAKAKSRSSRAGLQFPVGRVHRLLRKGNYAERVGAGAPVYLAAVLEYLTAEILELAGNAARDNKKTRIIPRHLQLAIRNDEELNKLLGKVTIAQGGVLPNIQAVLLPKKTDSHKAKSK